One genomic region from Sulfurimonas sp. encodes:
- a CDS encoding CheR family methyltransferase, with protein MGLFNWLSINNTNQNIHEEVTPIVNDFSHFKQVTNYIYEKSGIADLDTRALSSSILQKFADEQNIHITAHFLQMMKSNDKFYQDVMNIVTVNETYFLREEKELKWLVSYIKRSSHNLKILSIPSSSGEEVYSILILLNEAGVDLKKIQITGYDINSSAIKKARNASYKKRPLHKLNANLKAKYFNIDENNSYKISPFIKNQANFKQNNIFDLHNEINKFDIVLSRNMFIYFDNEKRLEALNIIINLLKPDGIYIKGHADHIHPHKHLQSLKFGIYKKVL; from the coding sequence ATGGGTCTTTTTAATTGGTTGTCTATTAATAATACAAATCAAAATATACACGAAGAAGTAACTCCTATTGTAAATGATTTTTCTCATTTTAAGCAAGTAACTAACTATATTTATGAAAAAAGTGGCATCGCAGATTTGGATACAAGAGCCTTATCATCTTCTATACTTCAAAAATTTGCAGATGAGCAAAACATTCATATAACTGCTCATTTTTTACAAATGATGAAAAGCAATGATAAGTTTTATCAAGATGTTATGAATATAGTAACCGTAAATGAAACATACTTTTTAAGAGAAGAAAAAGAGTTGAAGTGGCTAGTATCTTACATAAAAAGATCATCTCATAACTTAAAAATTCTTTCTATACCAAGTTCAAGTGGGGAAGAAGTTTATTCTATTCTTATCCTGTTAAATGAAGCTGGAGTGGATTTAAAAAAGATACAAATCACTGGTTATGATATAAATTCTTCTGCAATTAAAAAGGCCCGAAATGCTAGTTATAAAAAAAGACCTCTACATAAGCTTAATGCAAATCTAAAAGCAAAATATTTTAATATAGATGAAAATAACTCTTACAAAATATCTCCATTTATAAAAAATCAAGCAAATTTTAAACAAAATAATATCTTTGATTTACACAATGAAATAAATAAGTTTGATATCGTTTTATCGAGAAATATGTTCATTTATTTTGATAATGAAAAACGCTTAGAAGCTCTAAATATCATCATAAATCTTTTAAAACCTGATGGAATCTATATAAAAGGTCATGCAGACCACATTCATCCTCACAAGCATCTACAAAGTCTTAAATTTGGAATCTATAAAAAAGTCTTATAA
- the pyrH gene encoding UMP kinase has product MAKKRVLVKFSGEALAGEAGHGIDTQILNYISQEIKSLVDADIEVGIVIGGGNIIRGVTAAKDGIIKRTSADYMGMLATVINAVAMQEACEHAGLDARLQTAIKMEQIAEPYINRRAVRHLEKGRVVIFGAGTGNPFFTTDTAATLRAIEIGAEVIIKATKVDGVYDRDPVKFSDAVKLPEITYEEALSEHIKVMDDTSIALAKDNNLPIIVCDMNKKGNILEIINGNLENCSIVKNKGKK; this is encoded by the coding sequence ATGGCTAAAAAACGAGTATTGGTTAAGTTTTCAGGTGAAGCTTTAGCGGGTGAAGCAGGTCATGGAATTGATACACAAATTTTAAATTATATTTCTCAAGAAATAAAATCACTTGTAGATGCTGATATTGAAGTCGGCATAGTTATTGGTGGTGGTAATATTATTCGTGGTGTTACTGCTGCAAAAGATGGAATCATCAAAAGAACAAGTGCAGATTATATGGGAATGTTAGCAACGGTCATAAATGCTGTTGCTATGCAAGAAGCTTGTGAGCATGCAGGTCTAGATGCAAGACTTCAAACTGCTATAAAAATGGAACAAATCGCAGAGCCTTACATAAACCGTAGAGCAGTTCGTCACTTAGAAAAAGGTCGCGTTGTTATCTTTGGTGCAGGAACTGGTAATCCATTTTTTACAACTGATACAGCAGCAACCCTAAGAGCGATTGAAATTGGTGCAGAAGTTATTATTAAAGCGACAAAAGTAGATGGAGTTTATGACAGAGATCCAGTAAAATTTAGCGACGCTGTAAAACTTCCAGAAATTACTTATGAAGAAGCACTTTCAGAGCATATAAAAGTTATGGATGATACTTCAATAGCTTTAGCAAAAGACAATAATCTACCAATCATAGTTTGTGATATGAATAAAAAAGGCAATATTTTAGAGATAATAAACGGCAATTTAGAAAACTGCTCAATAGTAAAAAATAAAGGAAAGAAATAG
- a CDS encoding DNA-directed RNA polymerase subunit omega — MKIEKLTAKILDENPNMDNYQLAIAVAKRTDELLNGAISKLNIDTKSIKAADLAIMEIAQGLVRVKGFIDIEK, encoded by the coding sequence ATGAAAATAGAAAAACTAACAGCAAAAATTTTAGATGAGAACCCAAACATGGATAATTATCAACTAGCAATAGCGGTAGCAAAAAGAACAGATGAACTTTTAAATGGTGCAATAAGTAAGTTAAATATTGATACAAAAAGCATAAAAGCCGCAGATTTGGCAATAATGGAAATAGCACAAGGCCTTGTACGAGTTAAAGGCTTTATTGATATCGAAAAATAA
- a CDS encoding chemotaxis protein CheB: MKKKIVLIGASTGGPSQIKKILANIISLSSIVVIVQHMKEEILPFFIKDLQNSIDAKESGIVDEVKTLSQIQTCFKEL, translated from the coding sequence TTGAAAAAAAAGATAGTCTTAATCGGGGCCTCAACAGGAGGTCCTTCACAAATCAAAAAAATTCTAGCAAATATAATTTCGCTCTCTAGTATAGTTGTCATAGTTCAACATATGAAAGAAGAAATTTTACCATTTTTTATAAAAGATTTACAAAATTCCATAGATGCTAAAGAGAGTGGCATCGTTGATGAAGTAAAAACACTTTCACAAATCCAAACATGCTTTAAAGAGTTATAA